The nucleotide window CATGCTACTTACCTCATCTATTCTGTGGTTATAAAAAAAAGACTGGAGTGTATTTTTGCAGAATCCACACTTATAACTGAATCTCCATTGCTTGATCAGATCACAAGTTTATCCAAAGTTAGCCACAAGAATTTCATGAATCTACTTGGCTATTGCGAGGAAGATACTCCTTTTACCAGAGCAATGGTTTTTGAATATGCTCCAAATGGAACGCTTTTTGAGCATCTCCATGGTAAGTGACTTCCAGAAACATCAAAACTTTGTCCACAGCAGTGCGTTCATTCGCCATAAACTAGGCAATATGATTTCAGTTATCTGGATCTCGTATTTTTGGTTGAAAATATATCACGTACTCCAGTACAcctgacaacatgtttgattgcATCGCAGTTAGAGAAGCTGATAACCTGGACTGGGCGACACGGCTGAGGATATCGATGGGGATAGCTTACTGTCTGGAGCACATGCACCAGCTGAATCCACCTGTTGTGCCAAGGAACTTTGACTCAAACACTATATACCTCACTGATGACTTTGCTGCAAAGGTCTCAGACCTTGATTTCTGGAGCGACACTGCCACCAAGGGATCTGATTCCAGTTCAACCACTGACGATGAGTTCTCAGTTTCAGACATAGATGTCATGGTACATCAGTATGGCATGCTATTGCTGGAGATACTAACTGGAAAAGTTGCCTACTCCGAAGAGGAAGATGGGGTTTCACTGGAACAGTTGGCATCTCGCTACTTCGATGGTAACATGCTCCTTGCGGAGCTGATTGACCCGAGCCTCGGTTCGTTCCCTCAAGAAGCCGCGCACGCAATGTGTGAGGTCGCAAGGTCTTGTGTGGACCCAGACCCGAAGAAGAGACCAACGATGGTACAGGTGGCTGCTAGGATGAAGGAGATCACCATGCTGGGACCTGAGGGAGCGACTCCAAAGGTGTCGCCGCTGTGGTGGGCAGAGCTAGAGATCATGTCCTCTGAAGCTAGCTGATGAATGGTGAAACAAACCACCATCTGGATGCAGCGATTCATTCTCAGTCTCCTCCCGCTGTGATTGGAAAAATTCTTTGGTTTGTTGTGTTGTGGTTGCGGAGCCTGAAGAGTTAAATTACCTGTggtttttcttttgcttttttcttggtagcattgtatatgtgtatatatcatcagcagcagcagcagcgcttcATCAGACTAACAGTAAAAGTGAGAAAGCAGCAAAAAGGGAAAAGTCTGTCTTCCAATATACTACTCCTTcagtcattccaactttcttggaACAAGCGCCCTATTAATATTTCATGAGGATTTTTCCTCCACCCTCCTGATGATGAGATTGAAATCCCCTCCAACTACAACAAGCATCTCACCATTTAAGATTTCAACCACTCAATTGTAGTGGCATCTGCTGTATTTCCTTCTTCTACATAATTCTCAAGCACTATATTATGTACATCCCAAAGCAATTTTGACCAATTAATAATAAACATAAGTAAATATATTCGTATATATTTCGGGTGCCGTCCAAGGTGTCTGTCTTTGCTATGAAAGCCGCCAACAATGGCCTGCCGACCCGGGTCAATAAGAAATATCGTCACCTTGCACAGCAGGATGTTTGTCAACTATGTGGATCAAATGAAGATGTCTTTCATGCTCTCCTGGTCTGTCCGCATGCTGTGGCACTCCGTCAGGCAATGTGGGACCATTGGTCTTTGCCTCTGGAAGAACTTATCAAGACAGGGCCGGATTGGCTGCTTATGCTTGTGCTAAACAACTCTCTGGAAGTTCTGGCGAATTTATCTATGCTTTCTTGGCATACCTGGAGCATTCGTAATAAGGTGATACATGAGGGTGCTTCTCCTTTCATTGCTAGTTCAGTTATCTTTCTTACTCGCTATATGCAGTCACTGTTGATCGTACGACAACAAGGCGATTATGCAGATTTGAAAGGAAAGCGTGCCTTGGAGCCTGCAGGGCGTTCCAGTGCAAAGGTTTCAGTTGTTCACGGGACTGTTCGATGGAGAGGGCCGCCTCAGGGGACTCTAAAAATTAATGTGGATGCTGCTTTCAACCAACTGTCAGGAGACACCGCGGTGGGAGTGGTGATTCGAGACTGGGAGGGTTCCCTAAAACTAACTGCATGGCGAGTAATTTCTCATTGCAGGGACGCTGAGGAAGCAGAGGCCAGAGCATGTTTGGAGGGCGTCCGTTTGGCTCTCCGATGGCCTAACATCCCGACGATTCTTGAATCGGATTGTCATTCGGTGGTTACCAAGCTTTGCTCCAAAGGACAGGGTCGCTCTTCTATATGGCCAATCATCGAGGAGGCGCGGGAAGTTGGTGGCCAGCTAAGGAGTCTGGCGATCAAGATTAGCATAGTCCAGAATAATTTGGCGTATGAGTTGGCGCAATTTGCCAAAGTCTAGGGAGTGTCAGTGTTTTTTTGCTTGTTTTCCTGAGTGGGTTTCCTCACTTTCTTGTAAGGATGTTACTTGagttttaataaaaaaaattaccttttcacaaaaaaaaaatcatatatttttttAAGGTAAAGCCAGGAGCTCTatgaaaaaaaaataatatatggAATTAAGTAGGAAAAGAGGTTTATGTACACATGGCAACCGCTATGCCGAACACATGGTCCTGGGACCAGAGTAGAAAAAAATTCCAAACTCCACTAATTTGTTTGCCCACCCATTGCCATCACCCTATGTCTCTCTCTGCACTATGTCCTCTTTGGTCATGGAGGCAACTTGTTGCGCCGTCTTGTGCACGTTTTGAAAGATCCTCCTATTCCTTTGCTTCAAGGTTCCACATGATGTATATGCAAACTCCATTGAAGCGTCTGCGTTCTTGTTTTGGCACCTTGTTTGCCGTATGCTCCCACCAGGTGGCAGGGTCTTGCTGAGGCAGCTGCAAAACGAAATTCTCCCAAGACAGCACTTGATCCCAAACAGCACCTGCAAAGGGGCATGACAGTGAGAGGTTTAGTCCAGTCTCCAGAGGACCCTTACAAAGGGCACAATGATCCTGGTCCGTAGATTGTCTACTGTTAGGATTTTGTCATGCAGTAGGATAGGCGTGAATATTGCATTTATTCTCCGGTTTTGCTTTCCAAATGAGGTCACGTTGGAATTTTTGATGCGAACATCTGAACTGCACTCTGTATGCCGAGCGCGTGGAATACAGCCCGTCAGCTGTCCACTTCCAAGTCAATGATGGATGGGACCAGGATCATCCTTGATTTCCTTCCCACGCCGGGCCGGCCGCGCTTAATTTGCTCGGTCGTCCCTTAGCTTCTCCGATCCATCCTATAGATAGAAAACCAAATctatccatgcatgcatgtatccGTCTGCATCTCGTTCGGATCGAGCGAGGTGACCCCTTACTCCGATCCATCCATCAGCTACTCTCCGATCCATCGCTTTCGATCGTTTCCATGGACACCAGCGGCATCGGGTCCGTGGACGGGCACAGGCCCGCGGCGAACGGCGCGGTGGCCTGCCCTGCATCCGGCGTTCCGGGCTGCATCAAATCATGTCGTCGGCGTCCACCGGCGGGGCGCCTCCTCCTAGGGACGCGACGCTGGGCCGGCACATTGCGCGGCGCCTGGTGCAGGTGGGCGTGAGCGACGTGTTCGCCGTGCCGGGGGACTTCAACCTGACGCTGCTGGACCACCTGATCGCGGAGCCCGGCCTCCGCGTCGTCGGCTGCTGCAACGAGCTCAACGCCGGGTACGCCGCCGACGGGTACGCGCACGCCCGCGGCGTGGGCGCCTGCGCCGTCACCTTCACCGTGGGCGGGCTCAGCGTGCTCAACGCCATCGCCGGCGCCTACAGCTAGAACCTGCCCGTGGTGTGCGTGGTGGGCGGGCCCAACTCCAACGACTACGGCACCAACCGCATCCTCCACCACACCATCGGCCTCCCTTCTCACAGGAGCTCCGGTGCTTCCAGGCCGTCACCTGCCACCAGGCCGTCGTCAACAACCTGGAGGACGCGCACGAGCAGATCGACAGGGCCATCTCCACGGCGCTCAGGGAGAGCAAGCCCGTGTACATCAGCGTCAGCTGCAACCTGCCGGGACTGCCGCACCCGACGTTCGCGACAGACCCAGTGCCATACTTCCTGGCGCCAAGGTCGGTCGGTCGTTGTTAATTGCATTGCGTTAATTTTTGCTCTTTGTTAATTAGTTGAGAATGAATGAAATCATTGCATAATTTGCATTGCATGCATGGGCTGCTGCAGGCCGAGCAATCTGATGGGTCTCGAGGCCACCATTGCGTTCCTCGACAAGGCCGTGAAGCCGGTGATGGTGGCCGGCCCCAAGATCCGCGTGCCCAAGGCCGGCGACGCCTTCGTGGAGCTGGCAGAGGCCAGCGGGTACGCCGTGGCGGCCATGCCGTCGGCCAAGGGCCTGGTGCCGGAGACGCTGCCCCGGTTCCTGGGCACCTACTGGGGCGCCGTGAGCACGGCCTTCTGCGCCGAGATCGTCGAGTCCACCGACGCCTACCTCTTCGCGGGCCCCATCTTCAACGACTACAGCTCCGTGGGCTACTCGTTCCTGCTCAAGAAGGACAAGGCGGTGGTGGTGCAGCCGGACCGCGTCACCGTCGGCAACGGCCCCACCTTCGGCTGCGTCATGATGAAGGACGTACTTCCTGTCGGCGCTGGCCAAGCGCGTGCGCGCCAACACCACCGCCTACGACAACTACCGGAGGATCTTCGTCCCCGACGGGCAGCCGCCCGAGTGCGAGCCCGGTGAGCCCCTCCGCGTCAACGTCCTCTTCAAGCACATCCAGAGGATGCTCACCGGCAACAGCGCCGTCATCGCGGAGACGGGGGACTCGTGGTTCAACTGCCAGAAGCTCAGGGCTGCCAGACGGATGCGGGTACGTATAGTACGTCGTCTTCCCATTATGCATGCATCATCcgatccacacacacacacacacacacacacacacatatatatatatagagagagagagagagagagacttggCGCTCCATGCTGGCAACCATGGCAGGTACGAGTTCCAGATGCAGTACGGCTCCATCGGCTGGTCCGTGGGCGCGCTGCTCGGGTACGCCCAGGGCGCCCCGGACAAGCGCGTCATCGCCTGCATCGGCGACGGCAGCTTCCAGGTGACGGCGCAGGACGTGTCCACGATGCTCCAGGTGCGAGCAGGGGAGCATCATCTTCCTCATCAACAACGGCGGCTACACCATCGAGGTGGAGATCCACGACGGGCCCTACAACGTCATCAAGAACGGGACTACACGGGCCTCGTCGACGCCATCCACAACGGCCAGGGGAGGTGCTGGACCGCCAGGGTGGCCACCGAGGAGGAGCTCACGGCCACCGTCGCCACGGCCACCACCGACGACAAAAAGGACTGCCTCTGCTTCGTCGAGGTGGTGGCGCACAAGGACGACACCAGCAAGGAGCTCCTGGAATGGGGCTCCAGAGTCTCCGCTGCAAACTCCAGGCCACCCAACCCGCAGTAGAAACATTTCAGGGCAGACATCATATATATCACTCCAATTAAGCTATCAACTCATCATGCGTGCAtgtctcttcctcttcttcctagaTATATTGGAACTCTCATAATAAAGTCGATCGCGTTCTTtcatcatgcatgcatatatgatATATAAATACTCCTATAAGCGAAATATTGGCATTGCACTTGTGTACTCTAAACGAAACACAAATCCTGTTTGACGATCGTTGTTGGTGCCGAGCGAACGTGAGCCTCACCGCGGCAACACAAACCTGACTGCaaatcttctcttttttttttatcgTTTTGGTGTTCTATCCGGTTGAAACGTGTCGTCCGCGTATtacagttttttttttacctttttcctttttattctttttataaATGCAAAAGTTTGTCCGAAATAAATTATgtaaaataaaaagttattagaTGACAAGAACTTATGTGTATAAGTTTGTTGCTCGTAAAAGTAATATACAAAAATTGCTCTAAAAATTTATGTTGAGGAATTGTTATGATAAAATGTCTACTGataattataaataaaaattagCTTATGAAAATAATGTAAAAAATGTCATGATAAGTTGTCTATAAAATTACTAAAACTATATCAAAAAAATTTATGATAAAACATAATGATGTTAAATTTGTCCTGCAAAATGTTATACTCAAAAGTTTTCGTGTATAATTTTGTAATTTTTCTAAGAACTTACGGTGATAAGTTTTGTTCAGCGAAATATTATACATAAAAGTTATCAGAATTACTTCTTCACAGTTGCCTGAAATTTTGCAATAACATCAGTCACCCAGAT belongs to Miscanthus floridulus cultivar M001 chromosome 4, ASM1932011v1, whole genome shotgun sequence and includes:
- the LOC136550625 gene encoding inactive receptor-like serine/threonine-protein kinase At2g40270 is translated as MHAPSPSPFSSPPKALPSPSASAPPISFSGSHHPLAAPSPSPSISPPHKHSSRKYSLVAAGGAVFVVMAAASVMYCRVKKVGTVRPWATGLSGQLQRAFVTGVPALKRSELEAACEDFSNIVGSTPSCMLYKGTLSSGVEIAVVSSSVTSVKDWSKECESHYRKKITSLSKVSHKNFMNLLGYCEEDTPFTRAMVFEYAPNGTLFEHLHVREADNLDWATRLRISMGIAYCLEHMHQLNPPVVPRNFDSNTIYLTDDFAAKVSDLDFWSDTATKGSDSSSTTDDEFSVSDIDVMVHQYGMLLLEILTGKVAYSEEEDGVSLEQLASRYFDGNMLLAELIDPSLGSFPQEAAHAMCEVARSCVDPDPKKRPTMVQVAARMKEITMLGPEGATPKVSPLWWAELEIMSSEAS